A portion of the Punica granatum isolate Tunisia-2019 chromosome 7, ASM765513v2, whole genome shotgun sequence genome contains these proteins:
- the LOC116215559 gene encoding uncharacterized protein At4g26485-like isoform X1, whose protein sequence is MARQEIVIKLYSPHCDKCRAKAIQIAATANDKLMLLMGDVSFDFRKEETIVLDCINGINLKEKSSSKDDTIRAKNPQVVKIINLVGAEEKRVWKEKKIMRARKEQKIMHYSSNHDILLVGEGDFSFAACLARAFGSAPHIVATSLDSRVSLERKYSRASINLKELEDRGCTVLHGVNAHTMSKHPSLILKSFDCIVFNFPRAGFFYKEHDLQQIKIHQKLVKGFLKSASSMLSYNGQVHITHKTAYPFSAWDIVGLAKEVGLYLLDEDEFMPLRYPGYVNKRGDGHHCDKSFPIGSCSTYKFTKLRRGLLIS, encoded by the exons ATAAGCTTATGCTTCTCATGGGAGATGTGAGTTTTGATTTTCGAAAAGAAGAGACCATCGTATTAGATTGTATAAATGGAATAAATTTAAAGGAAAAATCGTCATCAAAAGATGATACAATTAGGGCAAAAAACCCTCAAGTGGTGAAGATCATCAACCTTGTAGGAGCAGAAGAAAAACGAGTAtggaaagagaagaagataaTGCGAGCaaggaaagagcagaagataATGCACTACAGCAGCAACCACGACATACTGTTGGTTGGAGAAGGTGACTTCTCCTTCGCAGCCTGCTTAGCTCGAGCTTTCGGTTCTGCTCCTCACATTGTCGCCACTTCCCTAGATTCCCGAG TGAGCTTGGAGCGGAAGTATTCGAGAGCCAGCATAAACTTAAAAGAGCTTGAGGATCGGGGATGTACGGTTCTGCATGGAGTGAACGCCCACACAATGAGCAAACACCCGAGCCTCATACTTAAGTCTTTCGACTGTATCGTATTTAACTTCCCCCGCGCAGGTTTCTTCTACAAAGAGCATGACCTTCAACAGATTaa GATTCACCAGAAACTCGTTAAAGGGTTCCTCAAGAGTGCAAGTTCGATGCTGAGTTACAATGGGCAAGTTCATATTACCCACAAGACGGCATATCCTTTCAGCGCATGGGACATAGTCGGTCTGGCCAAGGAAGTTGGGTTGTACTTGCTCGATGAAGACGAGTTTATGCCCTTGAGGTACCCGGGGTATGTCAATAAGAGAGGAGATGGGCATCACTGCGACAAAAGTTTTCCCATTGGGTCGTGCAGTACATATAAGTTCACCAAACTTAGACGGGGTCTTCTAATCAGTTAG
- the LOC116215559 gene encoding uncharacterized protein At4g26485-like isoform X2, whose amino-acid sequence MLLMGDVSFDFRKEETIVLDCINGINLKEKSSSKDDTIRAKNPQVVKIINLVGAEEKRVWKEKKIMRARKEQKIMHYSSNHDILLVGEGDFSFAACLARAFGSAPHIVATSLDSRVSLERKYSRASINLKELEDRGCTVLHGVNAHTMSKHPSLILKSFDCIVFNFPRAGFFYKEHDLQQIKIHQKLVKGFLKSASSMLSYNGQVHITHKTAYPFSAWDIVGLAKEVGLYLLDEDEFMPLRYPGYVNKRGDGHHCDKSFPIGSCSTYKFTKLRRGLLIS is encoded by the exons ATGCTTCTCATGGGAGATGTGAGTTTTGATTTTCGAAAAGAAGAGACCATCGTATTAGATTGTATAAATGGAATAAATTTAAAGGAAAAATCGTCATCAAAAGATGATACAATTAGGGCAAAAAACCCTCAAGTGGTGAAGATCATCAACCTTGTAGGAGCAGAAGAAAAACGAGTAtggaaagagaagaagataaTGCGAGCaaggaaagagcagaagataATGCACTACAGCAGCAACCACGACATACTGTTGGTTGGAGAAGGTGACTTCTCCTTCGCAGCCTGCTTAGCTCGAGCTTTCGGTTCTGCTCCTCACATTGTCGCCACTTCCCTAGATTCCCGAG TGAGCTTGGAGCGGAAGTATTCGAGAGCCAGCATAAACTTAAAAGAGCTTGAGGATCGGGGATGTACGGTTCTGCATGGAGTGAACGCCCACACAATGAGCAAACACCCGAGCCTCATACTTAAGTCTTTCGACTGTATCGTATTTAACTTCCCCCGCGCAGGTTTCTTCTACAAAGAGCATGACCTTCAACAGATTaa GATTCACCAGAAACTCGTTAAAGGGTTCCTCAAGAGTGCAAGTTCGATGCTGAGTTACAATGGGCAAGTTCATATTACCCACAAGACGGCATATCCTTTCAGCGCATGGGACATAGTCGGTCTGGCCAAGGAAGTTGGGTTGTACTTGCTCGATGAAGACGAGTTTATGCCCTTGAGGTACCCGGGGTATGTCAATAAGAGAGGAGATGGGCATCACTGCGACAAAAGTTTTCCCATTGGGTCGTGCAGTACATATAAGTTCACCAAACTTAGACGGGGTCTTCTAATCAGTTAG